In the genome of Thermodesulfobacteriota bacterium, the window AGAACTGATTCGGACAGCACACGGGTTTCAGAGAGAGTTGTAAGCCAGCTTCTAACAGAGATGGATGGTATAGAGGATCTTAGAGAAGTATTAATTCTGGCAGCCACTAACAGAGCTGATATCGTCGACCCTGCGCTCTTAAGAGCAGGAAGATTTGATATCATATTAGACTTCCCATATCCCGAGCAAAGTGAGCTCTATGAAATACTTAAGATCCATACCAGAGGAAAACCAATTTCAAGGGACGCAAAGCTAAAAGAGATTGCCTCAATGGCCAAAGGATTCTCCGGGGCTGACATAGAGCTTTTATGTCAAAGAGCCTCTATGGTTGCCATAAGAGAGCACATTAAAAACCGCAAAAAAAGCCTTAAAATTACTGCTACCCACTTTAAAGAAGCCCTGGCTGAAATAAAGCAAAAGATATCTTCTCATCAAGGAATATCTCTCAAAGACCTAACGGACTAATCAAGTGCTCAGCACAGACATCCTCACATACATAGTTTCATTTATTCTAGGCTCAGTTGTAGGGAGTTTTCTAAATGTTTGCATTTACAGGATTCCAAGAGAAGAATCCATTGTTCATCCCGGCTCTCACTGTACATCGTGCGGGAGTCCAATCAGGTTTTATAATAATATCCCGATTTTGAGTTATTTCTTTTTAAAGGGTAGATGCACAGACTGCGGAGCAAACATATCAAAGATCTATCCCATTGTAGAATTGATCACAGGACTTTTGTTCTTTGCTACAGTCTACTATTTTGGCATCACGATTGAGGCCCTATTTTATTTGATACTTTTTTCAGCGCTTTTAGTCATAACTTTTATTGATATTGAGCATCTCATAATACCAAACGTGATCACCTACCCTGGGATACTCGTCGGCCTAGTTTTCGGAGCTCTTAGAACGAACTTGGAAACCTCTTTAAGTGCTTTAGAGTCTTTTAGTGTTAGCTTCTACAACTTCTTTGAGCTACTAAGACAAGTCCCTATATTAGACTCAATATTCGGCATCATAGTGGGAGGCGCGGTACTGCTGATAGTAGCGCTCATCTATCAGGCTTACAAAAAGCGTCAGGGCATTGGAATCGGAGATGTAAAACTTCTGGCAATGATAGGAGCATTTTTTGGCTGGGAGGGTGTGCTGTTTACAATATTTCTTGCGTCTATAGTA includes:
- a CDS encoding prepilin peptidase, translated to MLSTDILTYIVSFILGSVVGSFLNVCIYRIPREESIVHPGSHCTSCGSPIRFYNNIPILSYFFLKGRCTDCGANISKIYPIVELITGLLFFATVYYFGITIEALFYLILFSALLVITFIDIEHLIIPNVITYPGILVGLVFGALRTNLETSLSALESFSVSFYNFFELLRQVPILDSIFGIIVGGAVLLIVALIYQAYKKRQGIGIGDVKLLAMIGAFFGWEGVLFTIFLASIVGSAVGISIIIAQKGDLKYQMPFGPFLSIAAVIYAFTGGFKLFL